The segment TCGTCGATCCACTTGGACGAGTCAGTCGGGCAGGGCAGGCAGCGCGGATCGTCCTTGGGCAGGGTCGGCTTAATCGGACAAGGCGGTTCTTCCGGCGGTTTGCATTCACTGTCTTTGTACCAGATACCGGGCACAATTTCGCACTCGATGCACTCTTTATCCCGCAGCGTTAAACCCTCCTTGAATGGGCAAGGCGGCGGTGTGTCAGCACAGTTCGTATCGATTATTTGGTTTCGCGCCAAATCGATATTTTCGCCGCCACCATAGGTATCAATGGCAACTACGGTATAGGCTGTTTTAAATTCAGCCGATTGTTTAGCCGGCGGTATTGGCGCTCTAAATCCATGGTTGCCGCCGACACTCGCCTTTGGTTCGGGTAAGTTGGCCGCCAGCGTAAAGCGGGTTGGTTCATCGTCTACGCCTCTTAATTTAATTATTACCTTTACGGTAATCGCGCGGGATTTGGCATTAGGGTCATAGGCCCAGCCAAAAATTCCCAGACAACTAGCTTCTACTTGTCCCACCGGGTTTTCGGGCGAGGGCGGCGGTTCGTCCACCACCAGGTTGCCACAGTTCATCAAAACGGCGAACCAACGGCCATCACTGGTCTGTCCCTGGAATACGCGGTAGGTAGAGTAAGGGCCGCTATCCCATGACCACAACCATCTTTCGTAGACCGTCGTCGCGCTATCAGAGATGGGAACGGCTACTTCGCCAGCTTTGCCGTAAGGCTTTCGGCCGATTGACCTCAGTTTACGATCACGGTCGGTTGACTTTATCGTTGTTATTTTTGCATCTGCAAGGTCATCGCGCGAGATGCCATAGTGAGCAAATATTTGTTGCAGATCTCTGTGCCCATTGCCATCATCGTTTCGATCATAGTGACGGAGCAAGTCTTCAACTGAGGTAACACCAGTGTAGATAATATTATTTGGTCCGGACGCGATGGTTGCTTCCGGGGGCGAAATTATAGCCAAAGTCTGTAACGCTACCGCTAGAGCACTGAAAATTAGACCCAAGCGGCGAGTGAACTCCTCTTGCCTGAGCCGTTTGGCATAAAACCCAATGGTCGTAACCATACTTGGGCTGAAAGCCGCGTTAGCAACTAATTTCTTGAACATTTTGGTTTGTCAGATACCCGGGTTGCGTTTTATAATATATGCAACACTCATCGATAATTAAAACACAAGCGGCAAGCGCTAGGCAAGGTTATTGGTCGCTCGATTGATGGGGTTCAACCACTGCTAAACGTTTACGAGGTCTGAGGTTAAATTTGTCTAAGTCCGCAAAAACTTCCAGTTACGACGCCAGTCAAATTCAAGTCCTGGAAGGTCTTGAGCCAGTTAGAAAACGCCCTGGTATGTATATCGGTGGAACCGGGATCGAGGGCCTGCATCATCTGGTGTGGGAGGTCGTCGATAACGGCATTGATGAAGCTATTGCCGGCTACGCCACAGAAGTGGCGGTGATACTCCTAGCCGACGGACGAGTCCGGGTTCGAGATAACGGCCGGGGTATACCGGTCGATAAAGTAGCTAAAACAGGCAAATCGGCGCTGGAAACCGTGCTAACCGTATTGCACGCCGGCGGCAAGTTTGGCGGCGATGCCAGTGGTTATAAAGTGTCCGGTGGCTTGCACGGCGTCGGCGTTAGTGTGGTTAACGCCCTATCTACCGAGCTTAAGGCCCGGGTTTATCGGGATGGCAAGGCCTACGAGCAAGACTATGTTCTAGGCGTACCCCAATCGGAGATAAAAGTCTCCGGCAAAAGCGATCAGACCGGCACCGAGATAACGTTTAAAGCCGACGAGTCGGTTTTTGAAAGCGTCGATTTCAATTATGAGACTATTTTGGACCGGTTACGCCACCAGGCTTATCTGACCAAAGGGGTTAAAACTTCGATTACCGATGAGCGCAGCGGCAAAAAGTATAGTTTTTATTTCGAGGGTGGCATCCAGTCCTACGTCCGGCATCTGGACATAGGCAAGGACGTTCTGATCGACAAACCGTTTTATATCGAAAAAGAGATCGATAGCGCTATTGTAGAAATCTCGCTCGAGTATACCGATACTTACACTGAAACGGTTAAGGCCTTCGCTAACAACGTGTTCAATCCCGATGGCGGAACCCATTTGACCGGTTTTAGAGCCTCGTTGACCCGAGTCATCAATGAATACGCCCGGAAATCGGGGTTACTTAAAGACAAAGAAGAGAACTTATCGGGCGAGGATACCCGGGAAGGCTTAACGGCTGTCATTCTCGTCAAATTGGAAGAACCACAATTCGAAGGCCAGACAAAGAACAAACTCGGCAACCCGGAAGTCCGCGGCTATGTTGAAACCGTGATGAGTGAGTGGTTTGCCTATTACCTAGAAGAGAATCCGGCGGTTGGCAAAAGAATTGTCGGTAAGGGTTTACTGGCCGCCCAGGCCAGAAAAGCCGCCCGGGCCGCCCGGGAAAGCGTTATCCGCAAAGGTGCGCTTGAAGGCAGCGGTTTGCCAGGTAAGTTAGCCGATTGTTCCAGCCGTAATCCGGCTGATTCCGAGTTGTTTATCGTCGAGGGCCAATCGGCTGGCGGTTCAGCCAAGGACGGCCGGGACAGTCGCCACCAGGCGATCCTGCCGCTGCGGGGCAAAGTGCTAAATGTCGAACGGGCCAGATTGGATAAAATGCTGGCTAACACCGAGATTACCAGCTTGATAAAGGCCCTGGGAGTAGGCATTGACGAGCAATTCAGTCTCGACGGACTGAGATACCATAAGATAATAATTATGACCGATGCCGACGTCGACGGTAGCCATATTCGAACCTTGTTGTTAACGCTTTTCTTCCGTCACATGCTGCCGGTCATCGAAGCCGGCCACATGTTCATTGCCCAGCCGCCGCTCTATAAAATTACTAAAGGGAAAAAAGACCAATTTGCTTTTACCGATAACCAACGCGATAAAATCCTGTCTTCGCTCGGACTTGAGGCGTCGGACTCAGCCGAAGTTGACCCCGAATTGACGGTGTCGCTTGAGGATGATGGGTCCGCAAGCACCAAGCTGCCAACTGGAGTAAAGATCCAGCGCTACAAGGGCTTAGGAGAAATGAACGCGACCGAATTATGGGAAACGACGATGGATCCCGAGCGCAGAATGTTGTTTAAAGTTAGTGTCGAAGACGCAGAAAAAGCCGACGCTATATTTAACAAACTGATGGGTACGGAAGTCGAGCTGAGGAAGAATTTTATTCAAACCCACGCCAAGTATGTGAAGGAACTGGATATCTAAATGGCGAACGATAAAGCCAAGATACCAGAACCGGAGATCGAAATAACACCGGCCGTTAGCGGGGAGACTGTTCGTAGTATTGAAATGGAGATGGAGGAAAGCTACCTCCAGTATTCCATGAGCGTTATCGTATCGCGGGCCTTGCCGGACGTACGTGACGGCCTCAAGCCGGTTCACCGCCGTATCCTGCACGTGATGAACAACGAGGGCTTGAGAGCCAGCAGTTCTTACCGGAAAAGTGCTACTGTGGTCGGCTCGGTTATG is part of the Candidatus Saccharimonadales bacterium genome and harbors:
- the gyrB gene encoding DNA topoisomerase (ATP-hydrolyzing) subunit B, giving the protein MSKSAKTSSYDASQIQVLEGLEPVRKRPGMYIGGTGIEGLHHLVWEVVDNGIDEAIAGYATEVAVILLADGRVRVRDNGRGIPVDKVAKTGKSALETVLTVLHAGGKFGGDASGYKVSGGLHGVGVSVVNALSTELKARVYRDGKAYEQDYVLGVPQSEIKVSGKSDQTGTEITFKADESVFESVDFNYETILDRLRHQAYLTKGVKTSITDERSGKKYSFYFEGGIQSYVRHLDIGKDVLIDKPFYIEKEIDSAIVEISLEYTDTYTETVKAFANNVFNPDGGTHLTGFRASLTRVINEYARKSGLLKDKEENLSGEDTREGLTAVILVKLEEPQFEGQTKNKLGNPEVRGYVETVMSEWFAYYLEENPAVGKRIVGKGLLAAQARKAARAARESVIRKGALEGSGLPGKLADCSSRNPADSELFIVEGQSAGGSAKDGRDSRHQAILPLRGKVLNVERARLDKMLANTEITSLIKALGVGIDEQFSLDGLRYHKIIIMTDADVDGSHIRTLLLTLFFRHMLPVIEAGHMFIAQPPLYKITKGKKDQFAFTDNQRDKILSSLGLEASDSAEVDPELTVSLEDDGSASTKLPTGVKIQRYKGLGEMNATELWETTMDPERRMLFKVSVEDAEKADAIFNKLMGTEVELRKNFIQTHAKYVKELDI